Genomic segment of Panicum virgatum strain AP13 chromosome 9N, P.virgatum_v5, whole genome shotgun sequence:
GCGTCCGGCATTCGGCCGGTAATTCACTCGCCGCGCCCACGGTCAGGCCGAAGAATCAGAGGGGGGCAGGCGTCCCAGCAGCGGCCGATAGGCGCGGGGCGCCGGGGCGGTACCCCATCGTACTGCGCTTGGTTCCAGCGGACGAGCGCCCCACGCGGGGCAGGTCTCGCCGCCCATGCTGCTGCACGGGGCCACGAGGCGAGGCGAATCGTATAGAGGCCGGCTGGGGCTGGGGCTGGGGCTCGCCGGCTGGGGCACCCGATGGCAAGGGTAGAACACGTGAATGGAGACGGATCGCTGCGGGCTAGCGAGGCGGCCTGCACGACGCACTGCATTCCCGTCACTCTGCTGCCGGTAGCACCGTGTCGCCGTACGTGAAGCGCCCGTGTGTTTTGATCACtttgtattttgtatttttatgtttttgaaaagaaatatttaatatttaaaatattaaatatagactaatcacaaaataattACAGATCTTGTCTGTAAACTataagacgaatctaatgagcctaattaatccatcatcagAGTATGTTTACTATCCATttatgtaatgcgatttatttttttgactacgtttagtacaccatgcaaaacgatttataaaaattttacattttgcATTTTGAGATCTAAAAAAGCCCAAATGTCCCATGTCGCGCTGCGTTGCAGCCTGTGTCCCGTGACAATGTGACATGCATCTCCACCCACCCACTCTAAATGTCAGTgggataaaaagaagaaaaaggtaGTAGCAACTAGCAACGGCAGGGGCCCGGGGCTCTCTGGAGTCCGGAGTCTGGACTGGAGATGAAcaatcgccgccgccgagctgacCTGTTGCGGGCGGCTGGCGCAGCAGGCACGCAGGCGGGCAGGCACTTTTACAGCTGGGCACCTGATGGGAATGGGAGGAACGGAAGCCGCCGTGGACGTGGCCGGCTGGCCGCCGCACGCTCACCAAAGGGGAGAACTGGAGAAGCCGTGCTGGCCGGCGATGGAGGCAGAGGCTCCCTGGCGAGTGGCGACGAACAGAAGCCGGATACGTCGCTCAGGACACAACACGAGGAATGTGTAGAGCTCCGCGACATTGTTGGCAACACTGGGCCCAAACCCACACGCCCGAGCCCGCAATGTGCGAGTTACTCAGAATAAACGTCTGGAAATTTGCcgaactgttttttttttggaaaaaaaatcaaacttcTCACTCAAGGAAAACGAAGCGCGAAAAAAATTCCTCAGACAGCATGGTTTTCAAATTCTGAAGAGATGATGTCAAATCAATCTCCATCCATGGGTTCCCATCAAAATAATTGTGGCGGGGGACACAGCAAAGGACAAAGGCTGCTTCATCTTGAGCCCTCTTTTGTCTGTCTGTCCACATTGGATGGCGCTCGCCTCCTCAAATTTAGCGCCAAAACTCTTGTCCACTTGCTTCCATTTAAAGAATTTTAATGGTCACTATGTGATTGTCCGAAAATATAATTTTCTCTACAGGTACTatattataaatttattttgACGAAGGAATTGAACAATAATGTGAGGCGTATCAATTTATTTCGATGGAAGAATAAACAGACGAAAATATGAGTATCAATGCCAAGTAAAAAACTTGAATGTTCCACTGAAACGAAGTAGGCCGAGCAATGAAGTGCTTGTAGAGTCATTCGACGTCAGATAAAACTATATACGCATTTTCGTGACTTGATAACACAAACCAGCATTTCATAGTGCTCAACTCCATGTCAAGATTTTTAGGACCGTTCCTCTCGCCCCTATGCATCTGTACATCCGTGGGGGAATATATTACAGCGAGGGTGACCCCTCCAAGTTTCACATCCTCTGGCACAGAGGGCACGCACTGGCCGGCCTCAATTGCCTGGCCTTTTCCTTCAGACCTTCGCTGCACGGCTGCAGCATGCCCGAGCTCTTCACCGCACAGCCAAACGTAGTACTTGGCACCGAAGCTGCCGTCAACTTGCGCCTTCAGGAATCAGGTGTTCAGCAACGGAGCAATCAAGCTAGCGCTGAAGCTTATTACGACTGATGGCAGTGTAACCCGGCACTCAACGGAATTAGGACGTAGGATTAGGCCAACGGTTGTTGTCACAAGAATAGTTTATGAGCCGTACCGCTCTCCACTTTGGTGTCCCTATCTGATGCCATCGTTTTTGTAGGGAGGTTCTCAGGACATGGCCTTGGCCACCGCTTTGCATACAAATATCGTCAAAGTGTCCAGCAATCTAAAAAAAAAATGTGTCACAGCGACATGCCCATTGGTACGAATTTTGTAAGCTCGATCCTGGTAGTTTGACACGTAGTGATGGTATGGTCTATCACTCTATCCAGAAAAAGGGCTGGCTACATGGACGCTGAATCGGGCCATGCGATTACGCAAAGATAACGGCCTCTTTTGATTAACCAAACACACTGACCAGCCCACAAGGTGCTCTCGAGAAACGGAGGGAGAGTTTCCAAGCTCGAAGCCATGCATGAGCATGACAACAAATAATCCTGCAGTTGGGCCAGTCTCAATCCATCCAGAGACTGTACGAACAGCGTGCACTGGCGGAGAGCAACCCCCAATTAAGGCAGGGACACGACCGGCAGAACAGGGCACCGTCCTAACACCAACCGCCCCGAGCGGTCTCCGAGATGGCCGAAGAAAGCAACGGGGCCGTGGCCAGTAATCACTCGTGCCTCGCCGTCGTAGCGGGCGACCGATCGAGCGAGCCCTCCAGCGTCCACCGACGAAGACGACGACGGGGAGGGGGCACGGGGGTGGACGCGCCGTGCCGGCCTCCCGTTTTTTCCCAACTAGAGTGGAGCAACTGAGGCTCTGTTTAGATAGAACGTAAATTTTTTTGTAACGGAATTTtgttaatttgaaatactaaatgaagtctatttacaaaactttttgcacatttgggttgtaaatcgcgagacgaatctgatgatgctaattaatctatgattaattcataattaacggatggttactgtagcatcatgttgcaaatcatagattacttatgctcattaaattcgtctcgcgatttacaacccatccatgcaaaaaaatttataaatagacttcatttaatacttcatatatgtgtcgaaatatttgatgtgatatttttttgtgtttacggagtTTACGGGTAAgaatctaaacagggcctgagcAAGCCTTCCTGCCTGGTGCTATGCTATGCTAGCGCACGCGCGCCGCCCCCGAACAGAAGGGGCGCACGGATGGTGCGCCCCTCCATAACTTCACCCGCTGCGCGCAGCGCTTGGCCGCTTCCTCAGCCGTAGCGGGAGCTGTACTCCGCACGTACGCACGCTCCCATGACTTGTTGGCACGACCCAATTTATTCAGGTTCTAGTAGCAGACAAGCACAAATTTGAGGATCGCATCGCATAGCGTAACCCTATCGCCATTTCGATGGCACAGCTGCAACCTGCAAGTGTTCTTCACCGCTGATGATTACTCCGAAGAAGAGCGCCAACCCCCCCTGGTGCCGCTAATGATCCCTGTCTGCCGGTTGACAGAGTTACGGGGGTGCGGGGCGACGCCCTGATCTCGGTGGAGAGGGCGATGTGATCGCCCCCTACAGCGAGACGCTAGATACTCCAAATCCAACAACCAGCAATCATGGAGCCGCGCCTGTTCCCTGACAGCCCCGTCAAGCGACGGACGGCGACGACGCTCGCTCTCAAGCTCGGCTCTCGGAGCAGCTGCAAAAACAGcatgccctgtttagttctttacatataaatgcaaaaaaactgtaaacacattaaagtgaaacggtatcttgctaatttgaagtactaaatgaagtctatttacaaaattttttgcatggatgggctgtaaatcgcgagacgattctaatgagcctacttaatccatgatttgcaacagtgatgatacaataaccatccgctaattattgattaaacatggattaattagcattattagattcgtctcgcgatttacaacccatctatgcaaaaatttttgcaaatagacttcatttaatacttcaaatgtcatgtttacatctttacatatttttgcaaaatgaactaaacacacccatagtTCAGAACGCGACAAGCTGGACCATCGACGACTCAGATGCCTCGCCGTCGCGGCCCCATTGCGATCGGTACCCGCTGTGagcccggcgacggcgacccgtCCCGTGCGGCCGTGCCATGGGAGATGCCGTGAAGTGTTGCGGATCGAGGCTTCTCGGCTTTGCGGGACCGTACAGTGCCGTGCGGGGCAAACACACGAGCGCACGCAGCCACGCGGGGCaccagcggcgctgtggcgcgAGCAGCTTGctttggccttgtttggcaTGGTAGACGACTAGTGTTCCATGACAGCGTTGTTCCAAACAAGGCACCTTTGCTAGTCGTCTCGCTGTCATGGAACAACGCTGAAGTCTTCGAGGGGCGCCTGTTCATGTGCGTGTTTATGGAATGCTGTCAAAGCAAAGGTTACTCGATTTAGTTTGCGTGGAGGAATCTTGTGGCGCTTCGTTTCGACAGAGGTACATCCGGACCAGTTTCAAGATGGCGACGGCACTTGCACACCTACAGTTTTCTCGCTGCTTCTTTTTTCCCCCTTGTTCAGGCTGAAAAGATGTCGGGGATGTGTAGTATTTTCGGTGTAATTTTGCACGGATTGGTATACAGCAAGCTCTACCGACACGTTAATAGTTGAAACCCCTAGCGAAAACTAAATTTCGGCAGTAAAAGCGACAGTAAAATTCTGCACTCATAAAACTACATTTATCTCCTAAGTTCAACTGAAAATCAAACATACTATATTGCAAATATTTCTTTGATATTTTCCCCTCTTCGACGAAGTTCACAgcggcgaacgcatccgggagCAATGCCGCATCGCCATGCCACGCTGCCGCGTAAAAAATATGCAGCAGGATTCCAGCCGCGAGCCCAAGCAAGGAGGAGAAAGGGAGTTCGCGGCCTACATGTCGTCCTCACCGCCACAGGTCCACGGTGTCACCAGCTCAGCCCAGCGCCGACGGCTTCTGCGGCGCCTGCTTGAACGCGACGGTGGGCGCGATCCGGGATCCCCTGCTGCGGTGCTCGGCGACGAGCTCGGCCGCGAACCGGTCCAGCTTCTCTGCGTTCGTCTGCTCCGCGACCCGCCTCCCCTCGAACAGCACCGACTCCACGTTCCGCTGCTTCAGCATCTCGTCCGCCGCAGCCAGCAGCGCGCGCACGTTCCCCGGCGTCGGCTCGTACTCCCCGTCCGGACCGCACGGCGGCATGCTCTCCCGCTTCGCCTGATCACGCGCCCATTTTAATGGAGTTGATGCAGAGGGGGACAAAGAAACCAAGGATAAATTGCAAGAATCTGGTCGCTCACCTGGATGCGCAGGTAGTTCGGCGAGCGGCATTGCCCGAAGGCGCGCGCCACGGCGTGGTCGACCAggtcggcggcgccgtcggccgCAATGCGGGCGATGGGGCGTGCCCACTCCTTGGGACCCCACCGGCGCATACTCCGGAGgtccgcgtcggcggcggcgccggtgcctcCGCCGGAGCAGCCGCCGATGGAGAGCACGAGGAGGTCCTCGACGCCGCGCACGAACGGGAACTCATGCTTGTTGTGGAGCACGTgcgtgatggcggcggccgcaggGCTGCCCATGGTGGGCCCGccgtccacggcggcgcaggacgTGGCGCCGTCCACCGAGGACACCTCGGCGGGCTCGAAGCGGCCGGCCTCGGACCACGCGGCGCGGCCGACCTCGCAGAGGCGGAAGTCGTAGCTCTCGTTCTCCAGGGCGTCGGCGCGCGAGAACACCAGCGGCGCGGACGTCTTGAGGTCGTAGCAGGAGATGAGCACGGGCTTGATGGTGTCCCGCAGGGTGAGCTCCTCGCCGAACGCGAACCTCATGGCCGactccagcgccgccgtgggcgcGGCCAGCGGCCGCTGCTTCCTCCCGCGGCAGaacagggaggccgaggagcccGCGGGCCTGCGGAACATCCGCGGCGCGTGGTCGGCCACGAGCCGCCACGTGTCGTCGGCGTGGAACAGCGGCGCGCCGCGCGAGTGCGTGGAGAAGAGCATCGCAGCGAACACGCCCCCCGCGCCGGTGCCCGCGGCGAGGTCGAAGTAGTCGGCGACGCGGGCGTCGGGGTCCCCCGACGCGCGGCGGAGCGCCAACTCCAGGTGCGCCAGCGCGCGGCCGGCCAGCAGCGCCCGcagcccgcccccgccgccgtcaACGCAGAGCACGCAGACCTTCCCCCGCTGCGCCGCCTTCCCCggcgcgaccgccgccgccgccgcggacgcctgcgccggcggcggcgccttggGCAGCCAGAGCTGGTGCGGGTCGGTGTAGCCGAACAGGAACTTGCTCTCGAGGATGGAGAATATCTCGTAGCTGAGCTTGTCCGTGTCGGCGCCCCCCGCGTCGGCCTCCTCCTGCAGCCTCTCCACCTGCATCTCCTCCGCCTCGTCCATGGCcccccgccgcagccgccaaCACAGTCAACCTCTCCGCGAATCAACAGCGCAGGAAAGCAGACAGAATCTCGCGCGGATTCGCAAAGATTGCTGCCGGCCAAGACCGGCTCGCCTTCTTGTCGCCCGCCGCGCCCCCCTTTTAAGATCACGGCTGCCGGGCAGCGCGCGTTACATGCCAGTCGCCGCTAGTGGCGCGCGGGCGCCTTTTGATCCTTGCGCGCGCCAGAGCACGCGGGGAAAGGAAGGAGCGAGCACGGAAAGGTGCGCGGGCGGGCGAGAGCGAGCGGGAGAGGAGGGGGGAAGCTGATGAGGCCGGCCGGTGGAGGAGGCTAGGAGAAAGAAGGGAGGAGCGGGCGGGGTCGTCGACTCGTCGTCTTCTTTCTCCCCTCTGATCGTGTGATCGTGTCGCGCTGCTGCCGTGCTGCGCCGTTCACGGGTGGGTGCACGGTGCACCGGGTTCAGGGGCGTTCCGCGGGCGCACGCCTCGGGCCAGAGGCGAGACGGGAGCCGTGGAGCGGGTCCACGGAGGGGGGTTGGCGTCACGGCGCGGTCGTCACCTGGACTCGTGCTGGATTAAGCTAGAGTCCGTGGTGGGGCCCGCAAGCTAGTGCGGGGgagtaaggccgtgtttagttcccactcctgtaaacgcaaaatttttttgcgacgaaattttgttaatttgaagtattaaataaagtctatttacaaaatttttacacagatgggttgtaaatcgcgagacgaatctaatgatgctaattaatccatgattaatcaataattaatggatggttactgtagcacaactgttgcaaattatggattaagtaggctcattagattcgtctcgcgatttacaacccatctatgcaaaaagttttgtaaatagatttcatttagtactccatgcatgtgtcgaaacattcgatgtgactttttttttttgtgtttttgcaTTTACGGTGTGGGAACTGAAcagagcctaattaattcggATGATTCCAGCACAGGCCGTTCGAGAGCCTGGTGCCCGGTGGATTAGCACGATCGTGGCGGGGCGACGCCTGTGGCTGGCTCCGTGGAGGCGGTCCAACGcccacggccgcggcggcgccgaggagcgCGACGACCATACGATGTGCCTGCACTTTTGCCTGTCGTGCCGTTGTACGGtccctccttttttttcccGTGACGAATCTGGACAGCACGCGGAGTGGCAGTTGCAGCGCAGCCCAGCTCGGGATTAGGCCGGCGCGTACACGTCTGCCTGTCGCGTTGTACGGCCCCAAGTGTGGTTTCAGGTGCCACACGACAGGATGCACCGGCCAGTCGGCCACTGCCCACTGGCACGTTCCAGCTAAGCAGGTACGGCGCAATCAGCGCCATCGATCGGTTCGCGGCAGCATCCAGAGGGAACGTCCCGCCACTTTCGATGGTCTACAGACTAGGACTCGGTCCACCTAGCGCCAAGATGGAGCCGCGTAGGTACGGACGATCCACGGGCCCAAGACCAAAACCCCTCCTCCTCGACCTGAACCTCGAGCAGCCGGGTTagggtaggggtggtaatggtgatggttctaatattttcttcacaattttatttagttttaatttttttagttcaaaattgaataaaaTTAGAGTAGATCATGtagacaaaaaaattaaaaccctTTAACACCTGTAGGTTAGGGATTACCGCTAGCGCCTCCATCCTTCCGCGGCTTGGCTCGGAGGGTAGGATTTAGGGTTTGGCTTGCCACCGGCTGAGGCGGACGGATCGATCTCTGCTGATGGGATGGAGGCAAACACTCGCACGCAGCCTGCAACGCGGGCTGTGTTATTAGACTTGCTctaagccgccgccgccgccgccgctaggtaTGGGTATTGCAGCTTGCAAGTTTGGAGCCGTCCATCCGTTTTTCACATGAAACACTCATCAGTTGGCCCTGAGAGCAAGTACAACAAAGAGACTTATAGCCCTTTGTTTGCTTATGTGGCAAAGAgagaaaagttacacccatctctatagctaatcatcgattaattaccgttattagattcgtcgcgaaaagttacacccattcctaaaacggttttgcaaatagacttcatttagtacatcATGTAGCtacatcgattaattaccgttattagattcgtcgcgaaaagttacacccattcctaaaaaaagttttgcaaatagatttcatttagtacgtcatgcatgcgagattctcttctcggaAAATGTGCGTGCTAGTTTTGTTGCAAAACCAAATAAGGTCCTGGTGGGCTTCTGAGCCAGGCGAAGAGAGAACTTGCATACGTGCAGAGCTGACCTCGCGGCTTTCTTTTCCACAAATTCATGCTCATTTGTGAGTTCGAAAGTAAAGCCTCCCATCGCTAAGATAGACGCGATTGTACTATATACGATTGCTTCATGCCAGGGTAACCAACCTACTGGCTACTGATACTACTAAAAAAACACTACTGCTACTGGTAATGTAGTAGACGGGGACAGGTACTGCGTGCTCTCTCTGCTCCATCAATTTTGCGACGGTCAGAGGATCAGATGGCTCGATTCTTCCTGCTGGGGACACGTTCGCGCACGTATCGCGATCTGGGTCCTGTTTGTTTGAGTAGCGCTACTCACGCTACAAAAGAGAATATTGCATGCATATAGTACTAGCAAACATGCATACAGTACTAGCAAAAAAATTTCACAGATGAGTGCAATCTTacgcgacgaatctaacgagtgtaattaatttataattgactatagtaatgctacagtaatcatcctctaatcgtgcggtcaaatacctcgttagattcatctcgcgaagtagcgcagggattgtggagttagtttcgCAAACTGTCTtcatttaatatctctaattattgattaaaattTACTACAGTAGTTTGCGCTAAAAAAACAAACAGGACCTGGACGAGCATGTACGCTGGGGCCTTTCTTTCCCTGGAGTACGTACGGTCCGTATCGATCGCGGTTTGGACACGTAGCAGTTGGAACCCCGATCGAACAAATCCCTACTGAAAATACCACGACTGCAACACGCGCTCCCGCGGTCGAAGCGCTTTGTTCTGCTTATTATTAAGCGTGAGCCGTTGGCTCAGGGGCTCAGGGGAATTTGACTGATTACGACGAGCGAGGCGATTAGGTTAGATGTCATGTTGGGGGCAGATGCCCATGGCTTCCACCGAACAATGGCCGCCAAATGGGAGCCCCAGATTTCCAGGCACGAGTGCCGGAGTGGGACGCGAATAATGCACGCGCGCCATGCAGGCCGCAGCATTGTACTAAGGATACGGACACACACGCTCTCTCGTCGACACGATCGCATCCTATTCTATTCTATTCTACTACTCCGGCGGAAAGGCAAACCAGCACGTACTCGCAGACCTCCATATCCAGACAGCCACCCTTTTGTCGCCGGCGCACAGGTTTTTCCTCGCTCGCCCACCATTGACAAACACGCACTGCCGCCGCCTCGTCAGCGGATCATATGATATACGCTCTCTCATGCATGTTCGTTCTACGTAAGCTTCGTTCTATCCTATTCTTTTTTTCCCACGCACCAATCAACTGTTCCATGCCACGAGTGCCGGGGTGAACAGTGCCGTAGCTTCCACGGGCGCTGATGAGGCGTGGCCTGTATGGTGATGGAGATATCAACGTGCATCCGATCCTATCCCGTAGACTGTTGTAACGTCGCCCGTCCATCGGTAGGCAGTACATCGTAATCCGTGTACACACATGTGGTGCAGATGGTcctcaactttttttttatttttttaaagaaaactaTTAACAACCTGCAGTTCCTCATCATTGTTTGATCTTTGGGTATGAACGTATCACGCGCGactagaaaaaaaatgtagaTGATAATAGTTTTGTGTTGTGTGAtgctaaatatatatatatagaaaacaTGCTTTCTGTGGCTCGTGGGAGTATGGTACGGGTAGGGGTCCAGTCCACTCACCCGCACGTACGCGCGTATGCTTCAATTCCTTTTCAAATTTCAAGGCCGGAGTTCGGTGGGACTGCATGGCAACCTCTcggaatattttatttttaatttttttggaaacaagGCAACCTTTGAAAAATGCATGATTGATTGAAATGGCGCCTAAAAGAGATATTGTAGTTTACAAATAAGTTTTGAGATTCATGTGGTTTTCTATCGTGTATGAACAAAGTGTACTGTACTGCTCGTCAAGGTAATTGGAACATGATGAAATTAGTAAACATCTACTATTAGATCGAtcatttttttgaacgaacaatACTCGATGAGTGTGTTTGTATTAATATAGCTGTAGTAGAAAAGCTCGATCACTGGAATAGCTGGTCAATCACTGGAAAAGCTCGATTGTACTGGGCGGGCGTCGTCGTAGTCGGGATCAGCATACAACGGAAGTTgattgcgagtaccttttgaaTAGCCGACAAGATGATAGGTATCTCAAAAAGGGAGACACGCTCCATAAGAAATTTAGCGCGGCTAGCGCACACGTCCGTTCGCAGCACCGACGGTGGACAGCACAAGAACGAAGCGAAGACAAACCACTATGGCCCCGCGGCCATGTTGCCTGCTTTATCTCTCCGCCCCCGCTTGACAACAAGTAACCTACTAATAATTAAACCGGCGATGATCTCGTAATCCCGGCCATCTGATCGGCGGGCCATGCATGCAAAAAGAAAGCTCAAGTGGTTCGTAGAGCGATGGCAAAAGAGAGGTCGGTGTCTGGCCTCACCTGAAGGCTGCGTGAGTTAACATGGTGGGTTTGTGTTCACCGTGTGCGGTGCACGGAGCAATCCATGGCAATCCGGTTGAGTTCTGCATGGCATCGAAAGTTGCAAACGCCTGCGCTGTACGTATCCTGTATGTTAGTCTTGTTTGAGAGCAAAGCTAATAATACTGTCGGATGCTGACGGTAGAGATTCTTATATTACTATCTTGCAGCCTATCTTTCAACTAACTTGTATACTAGTTAGTTCTTCATCGTTAATATAAAGTTAACATATTtttctcacaaatttttttaatttttgtgtTCAAATCGGCTGCAAACTTACAATCCACTTCTTCTCTCATTTGCTCACTGCTCTTTTCTCCATCTCAGAATTTAGCTGCGGTGCtgcagtgctgctgctgctgatcatGTATTTCATTCACAGGTGCTGCAGTGCTGCTGCAGCGCTGCTGCAGCTGACCATGTACCAAATTCAGGGGTAACATTTTCTCTCTCGGGACTCGAGCCCAAAGGAGACCGACCAGGCCGAAGAGCCCAAACATGTCGAATTATTTGGGCCTTGACCGTTCATCCCATTCATTCTCCACGACTTACTACTTGTGTGAATGGGCTTACGGTCTTCTCACTTCTCAGCATGTGAACTGCGCATGTCCGCATCCGTTTCATACTGCCACCGTACTTTCGTATTCTCGCAGTTCAACAATCCGACCCCATCCACAGCAACATACTGACAGAGTAACAGCATGCTTCCAGTAACCAGTTCATATACCGCGTACCACTGCTACTGCTATTTGGCTATGTTTGGTTTTCACGCGCTACTCACGCTACAAAAATAATCTTGCAGGCATAGAGCAccaaacgaaatttatttgcaaaacctttttataTATGGGTGCAACTTTGCGCGACGAATccaatgacagtaattaatccacgattggctacagtaacgctacagtaaccatcctctaatcgtgcggtcaaagacaccattagattcatctcgcgaagtagcgcaggggttgtggagttagttttgcaaactaCCTTCATTTAATACATGTAATTAATAGTCAAAATTAACTACAGTAGCTTGTGCTACAAAACCAAATATAACATCCCCATGCCCCTTACTAGTAAACAAACACAAAATAGACTACACTAAAGAAaaagcaaaagaagaaaaaaactgaGATTCGGCAAAGAAAACAAGCTGAAGAAAACCTACCTTGGCCCATTACATAGCTGGTGCGACCACACATACAATCCTGGGCTGAAAGTTAAACCCCCGTCGCGTGGGCCCGTTGGTCAAAATGAACGAGGTCCAGCCGCCCCGCCGAGAGGAAGAAGCATCGGGCCTTGGGCTTCACGATCAGGCCCAAAATCACATTCACAATTTGCCCCGGCCTCCTTGCCGTCGTCACCGCCAGGCTCCAGCTTCCACCGCGACGCGAGCCGCCCGTGAGagaatccgccgccgccgccgccttcccttttgctgccggctgcc
This window contains:
- the LOC120690930 gene encoding patatin-like protein 6, producing MDEAEEMQVERLQEEADAGGADTDKLSYEIFSILESKFLFGYTDPHQLWLPKAPPPAQASAAAAAVAPGKAAQRGKVCVLCVDGGGGGLRALLAGRALAHLELALRRASGDPDARVADYFDLAAGTGAGGVFAAMLFSTHSRGAPLFHADDTWRLVADHAPRMFRRPAGSSASLFCRGRKQRPLAAPTAALESAMRFAFGEELTLRDTIKPVLISCYDLKTSAPLVFSRADALENESYDFRLCEVGRAAWSEAGRFEPAEVSSVDGATSCAAVDGGPTMGSPAAAAITHVLHNKHEFPFVRGVEDLLVLSIGGCSGGGTGAAADADLRSMRRWGPKEWARPIARIAADGAADLVDHAVARAFGQCRSPNYLRIQAKRESMPPCGPDGEYEPTPGNVRALLAAADEMLKQRNVESVLFEGRRVAEQTNAEKLDRFAAELVAEHRSRGSRIAPTVAFKQAPQKPSALG